A single Microbacterium protaetiae DNA region contains:
- a CDS encoding endo-1,4-beta-xylanase — protein MIRRLRTALSVLAAAALVAAPFLAPATPAAAASTPVSSVDFEDGTTGTWTQSGNPTLAVVPDPLGGSGQVLSITNRTNSWDGVQSPEGLFTEGTQYTFSARVLVPDVATTAHFIVKADYAWVGDTPVPAGVWTTVTGTYTADDNDSSTYVEVADETADYYLDDIVITAEGASTPPATQAPGTVLVDADFESGLGDWAARAGAGDSSPTVAVVDGGADGTAHAAQVSDRASEGDGIQLDTAGILLAGATYHFDGYVRFAPGADPGRGLTVSMRTVNGGSTAFSNLIQVENASATDWTHVTGDFTVPGYDTAAEIYVEARYNSGNTASFLVDQVRITVPEAAVVDTSLTPLKDSVDFPVGVAVDERETTGAAAQLLLHHFDQITPENHMKVEAWYDADHHFVRSSQATALLDFAQANGLRLYGHVLVWHSQTPEWFFQDDSGRELTSSTADKQILRDRLKTHIFDVAKSIADDYGLYGSATNPMVAWDVVNEVVADQATDDGLRTSRWHDVLGEEYIPLAFEYADEAFNKTYAAPGTDRPVKLFINDYNTEQDRKGAQYEALVKRLLAAGVPVDGVGHQFHVSATTPISSLRAALQRFSGLGLQQEITELDVTITSADQPNLIRQGYYYRDLFDVLRAYQAAAPADEKLFSVTLWGLDDARSWRSEQKPLLFDGDLQAKPAYYGAIGDDAGLPALVNTADVFGGDVLIADGFENDPAWTNLPEHALTDDAGGFQLRWNADHLTALVRTMTVPERIEFSYGDKEFTYQPGGALAGRTVTVEGTSYTVVHLPHSGVTQGSSATFDVRVYAGGALAGAWNTTGATGMLSLLEPLSFVQVPAAHAAPAIDGAIDETWQNAPVVHTSTTVEGSSDGATADVRTLWHDDTLYVLYDVTDPVADNSNSDPWNQDSVELFLDLGNEKAGPYGPNATQIRVTADNKLSFGTGDAAAQQARVLSSATARTATGYIVELAIAMTGQSGGQNDVPLGGENTFHGIDFQVNDGRDGARYAVHTWAEPTGSGYQTTARWGVAQLVAALEPGEPGDQGGSGDTGTGSGDEGTGSGDTGTGSGDTGTGTDTGAGSDEGTGSGDTGNGSETGANAHAWATIDVGSGVVEQGGELTVQVSGLTSGQRIAAVLHSEPLPATGIPAADASGSTAFTLAIPTDFALGAHTLIVSTDGADPIEIPVQVVAAGQLAVTGAQLPLGMLFLGALAIVIGGLLLVTRRRPGRDITSGA, from the coding sequence GTGATCAGACGCCTGCGGACCGCCCTGTCCGTACTCGCCGCCGCCGCCCTGGTGGCCGCACCGTTCCTGGCCCCCGCGACACCTGCAGCCGCAGCATCCACCCCGGTGTCATCCGTCGACTTCGAAGACGGCACGACCGGCACCTGGACGCAGAGCGGCAACCCGACGCTGGCCGTCGTGCCCGACCCGCTCGGCGGATCGGGTCAGGTGCTCTCGATCACGAATCGCACGAACAGCTGGGACGGCGTGCAGAGCCCCGAGGGCCTTTTCACCGAGGGCACCCAGTACACATTCTCGGCCCGAGTGCTGGTCCCGGATGTCGCCACCACGGCGCACTTCATCGTCAAAGCCGACTATGCCTGGGTCGGCGACACTCCGGTGCCGGCGGGAGTGTGGACCACCGTGACCGGAACCTACACCGCTGACGACAACGACAGCAGCACCTACGTCGAGGTGGCCGATGAGACGGCTGACTACTACCTCGACGACATCGTCATCACCGCCGAGGGCGCCTCGACACCGCCCGCCACCCAGGCTCCCGGCACCGTGCTCGTCGATGCCGACTTCGAGTCAGGCTTGGGCGATTGGGCGGCCCGCGCCGGCGCGGGCGATTCGAGCCCGACGGTGGCCGTGGTCGACGGCGGCGCCGACGGCACCGCCCATGCGGCACAGGTCTCCGATCGCGCCTCGGAAGGCGACGGCATCCAGCTCGACACCGCCGGTATTCTGCTCGCAGGCGCCACCTATCACTTCGACGGCTATGTGCGCTTCGCTCCCGGCGCCGATCCGGGTCGCGGACTCACGGTGTCGATGCGCACGGTGAACGGTGGATCGACAGCCTTCTCGAACCTGATCCAGGTCGAGAACGCCTCCGCGACGGATTGGACGCACGTGACCGGTGACTTCACCGTGCCCGGGTACGACACCGCGGCCGAGATCTACGTCGAAGCGCGATACAACAGCGGCAACACGGCGAGCTTCCTCGTCGATCAGGTGCGCATCACCGTTCCCGAGGCGGCTGTCGTCGACACGAGCCTGACTCCGCTGAAAGACAGCGTCGACTTTCCGGTCGGCGTCGCCGTCGACGAGCGCGAGACCACGGGGGCGGCGGCCCAGCTGCTGCTGCACCACTTCGACCAGATCACTCCCGAGAACCACATGAAGGTCGAGGCCTGGTACGACGCCGATCACCACTTCGTGCGCAGCAGCCAGGCCACCGCCCTGCTCGATTTCGCCCAGGCCAACGGGCTGCGGCTGTACGGGCATGTGCTCGTGTGGCACTCGCAGACGCCGGAATGGTTCTTCCAAGACGACTCCGGTCGCGAACTGACCTCGTCGACCGCCGACAAGCAGATTCTGCGCGACCGCCTGAAGACGCACATCTTCGACGTCGCGAAATCGATCGCCGACGACTACGGCCTGTATGGCTCGGCGACCAACCCGATGGTCGCCTGGGACGTCGTCAACGAAGTGGTGGCAGACCAGGCCACCGACGACGGGCTGCGCACGAGCCGTTGGCACGACGTGCTGGGCGAGGAGTACATCCCCCTCGCTTTCGAGTACGCCGATGAGGCGTTCAACAAGACCTACGCGGCGCCGGGCACCGATCGCCCCGTCAAGCTGTTCATCAACGACTACAACACCGAACAGGATCGCAAGGGCGCACAGTACGAGGCGCTCGTGAAGCGGCTGCTGGCGGCGGGCGTGCCCGTCGACGGCGTCGGCCACCAGTTCCACGTGTCCGCCACCACCCCGATCTCGTCGCTGCGCGCGGCCCTGCAGCGCTTTTCCGGCCTCGGGCTGCAGCAAGAGATCACCGAGCTCGACGTGACGATCACCTCCGCCGATCAGCCGAACCTGATTCGGCAGGGCTACTACTACCGCGACCTGTTCGACGTGCTGCGCGCGTACCAGGCGGCGGCACCGGCCGATGAGAAGCTCTTCTCGGTGACCCTGTGGGGCTTGGACGACGCTCGTTCCTGGCGCTCCGAGCAGAAGCCACTGCTGTTCGACGGCGACCTGCAGGCCAAGCCTGCCTACTACGGCGCGATCGGCGATGATGCCGGCCTGCCGGCCCTGGTCAACACCGCCGATGTCTTCGGCGGCGACGTGCTGATCGCCGATGGGTTCGAAAACGATCCGGCCTGGACCAACCTGCCCGAACACGCGCTGACCGACGACGCCGGCGGATTCCAGCTGCGCTGGAACGCCGACCATCTGACGGCCCTCGTACGCACCATGACCGTGCCCGAGCGCATCGAGTTCAGCTACGGCGACAAGGAGTTCACCTATCAGCCCGGCGGCGCACTGGCCGGCCGTACCGTGACGGTGGAGGGCACCTCGTACACCGTCGTGCACCTGCCGCACAGCGGGGTGACCCAGGGCTCGTCGGCGACGTTCGACGTGCGGGTGTACGCGGGCGGGGCCTTGGCCGGCGCCTGGAACACCACCGGTGCGACCGGCATGCTCAGCCTGCTCGAGCCGCTGTCGTTCGTGCAGGTGCCCGCCGCGCACGCCGCACCGGCCATCGACGGCGCCATCGACGAGACCTGGCAGAACGCCCCGGTCGTGCACACCTCGACGACGGTGGAGGGCTCGTCTGACGGAGCCACCGCCGACGTGCGCACCCTCTGGCACGACGACACGCTGTACGTGCTGTACGACGTCACCGACCCGGTCGCCGACAACAGCAACAGCGATCCGTGGAACCAGGACTCCGTGGAGCTCTTCCTCGACCTCGGCAACGAGAAGGCGGGCCCGTACGGGCCCAACGCCACGCAGATCCGGGTGACCGCCGACAACAAGCTGTCGTTCGGAACCGGGGATGCCGCAGCCCAGCAGGCCCGCGTGCTCTCCAGCGCCACCGCCCGCACCGCGACCGGCTACATCGTCGAACTCGCCATCGCCATGACCGGCCAGTCGGGTGGACAGAACGACGTGCCGCTGGGTGGCGAGAACACCTTCCACGGCATCGACTTCCAGGTCAACGACGGCCGTGACGGTGCCCGTTATGCGGTGCACACGTGGGCCGAGCCGACCGGCAGCGGATACCAGACCACGGCTCGCTGGGGCGTGGCACAGCTGGTCGCGGCCCTCGAGCCGGGCGAGCCCGGCGATCAGGGCGGCTCCGGCGACACCGGCACTGGTTCCGGCGACGAGGGTACCGGCTCGGGCGACACCGGCACCGGTTCGGGCGACACCGGCACCGGCACCGACACGGGTGCCGGGTCCGACGAGGGCACGGGTTCCGGCGACACCGGCAACGGGTCTGAGACCGGCGCCAACGCCCACGCGTGGGCCACGATCGACGTCGGCTCGGGTGTCGTCGAGCAGGGCGGCGAGCTGACCGTGCAGGTGTCGGGGCTGACTTCGGGTCAGCGGATCGCCGCGGTTCTGCACAGCGAGCCCCTCCCGGCCACCGGCATCCCGGCTGCCGACGCATCGGGAAGCACGGCGTTCACCCTCGCCATCCCCACCGACTTCGCGCTCGGCGCGCACACCCTCATCGTCTCCACCGACGGTGCGGACCCGATCGAGATTCCGGTACAGGTGGTTGCCGCCGGACAGCTCGCCGTCACCGGCGCTCAGCTGCCCCTAGGCATGCTGTTCCTCGGCGCGCTGGCCATCGTCATCGGAGGCCTGTTGCTGGTGACGCGGCGCCGCCCGGGCCGAGACATCACGTCGGGGGCGTGA
- a CDS encoding YciI family protein has product MMRYTLLLHYPEMTADELGPETLAEGMRAFHDYAAALEAAGVLRSAEVLQQSGASTTVRLRDGELLVQDGPYADTKEQLGGTFVIEVDDLDQAIDWARTAPSVGWGAVEIRPTATRFVDGAWQGTAPVS; this is encoded by the coding sequence ATGATGCGATACACACTGTTGTTGCACTACCCCGAGATGACCGCCGACGAACTCGGGCCCGAGACGCTCGCCGAGGGAATGCGCGCCTTTCACGATTACGCCGCGGCGCTGGAGGCTGCCGGCGTGCTGCGCAGCGCCGAGGTGTTGCAGCAGAGCGGCGCGAGCACGACCGTGCGCCTGCGCGACGGCGAACTGCTCGTGCAAGACGGCCCGTACGCCGACACCAAGGAGCAGCTGGGCGGCACCTTCGTCATCGAGGTCGACGATCTCGATCAGGCGATCGACTGGGCCCGAACCGCACCCTCGGTCGGCTGGGGCGCTGTCGAGATCAGGCCGACCGCGACCCGCTTCGTCGACGGCGCCTGGCAAGGCACTGCGCCCGTTTCATAG
- a CDS encoding ABC-2 transporter permease, which produces MIRFTLFDLHNIVSTAPLRPLLMLGLVAVIGATAPVQGAAIMVGGYMGAMLLSSVFLTDERGRLDALYGLSRVSRTAVVFGRYATALVVGAGTSAFGFVVALVIVAIHRSRVEWTLMGLMALGAFVVAVISISALLPWYFAMGYARGRQAMLVLIIALVGLGWLGSRTSIFDGATIAALMDDGAGITAIILVAGLAVLTASAALASRLYRNRNL; this is translated from the coding sequence ATGATCAGGTTCACGCTGTTCGATCTCCACAACATTGTCTCGACGGCGCCGTTGCGTCCACTGTTGATGCTCGGTCTGGTCGCGGTCATCGGAGCGACCGCTCCGGTGCAGGGCGCGGCCATCATGGTGGGTGGCTACATGGGGGCAATGCTGCTCTCATCGGTGTTCCTCACCGACGAACGGGGAAGGCTCGACGCCTTGTACGGGCTGTCGCGGGTGAGCCGCACCGCAGTCGTGTTCGGTCGATACGCGACGGCTCTCGTTGTCGGCGCTGGCACGAGCGCGTTCGGATTCGTCGTCGCCCTCGTCATCGTCGCGATCCATCGGTCGCGCGTGGAATGGACGCTGATGGGACTAATGGCCCTGGGTGCCTTCGTCGTGGCCGTCATCTCGATCAGCGCGCTCCTGCCGTGGTACTTCGCGATGGGGTACGCGCGGGGCCGCCAGGCGATGCTGGTACTGATCATCGCCCTCGTGGGGCTGGGATGGCTCGGCTCGCGCACGTCGATATTCGACGGCGCCACCATAGCGGCGCTGATGGACGATGGGGCGGGCATCACCGCCATCATCCTGGTGGCGGGGCTCGCCGTCCTGACGGCGTCGGCCGCGTTGGCGTCGCGACTGTACCGCAACCGCAACCTCTGA
- a CDS encoding ABC transporter ATP-binding protein, whose amino-acid sequence MDETRVAGTPVAAEVHGLRKRLGSFELRDVNLTLPAGYVTGLVGPNGSGKTTLIRSMLGLVRPDAGQIRVLGSVDGATADRVGVVLDQVTAAPAWRAGRVSKHVRPLFPRWDEIRFSSLLERFDVPTQSRVGELSRGQSVKLAMAMALAHDPLVLILDEPSSGLDPVARRELTDVIREFMLDGAHTALFSTHITTDLDNLADHLIVMSRGTIAYQGTLEQAREQFAVVSGDGPVSPAALAAIRGLRRSASGWFQGLIDVADSALFGAGVELQPATTDDLVVGFAGPSASHAGLWEERGAA is encoded by the coding sequence GTGGATGAGACGAGGGTAGCCGGCACGCCAGTGGCCGCGGAGGTGCATGGGTTGCGAAAGCGTCTGGGGTCGTTCGAACTGCGAGACGTGAATCTCACGTTGCCGGCCGGTTATGTGACCGGACTCGTAGGTCCGAACGGGTCGGGCAAGACGACGCTGATCCGCAGCATGCTGGGCCTGGTGCGACCCGATGCTGGTCAGATACGCGTGCTCGGTTCCGTGGACGGGGCGACGGCCGACCGCGTCGGGGTCGTACTCGACCAGGTGACCGCCGCCCCGGCGTGGCGCGCCGGGCGAGTCAGCAAACACGTGCGGCCGCTGTTCCCGCGCTGGGACGAGATTCGCTTCAGCTCGTTGCTGGAACGATTCGACGTGCCCACGCAGAGCCGGGTAGGTGAGTTGTCGCGGGGACAGTCGGTCAAGCTGGCCATGGCGATGGCCTTGGCGCACGATCCGCTGGTGCTGATTCTCGATGAGCCCTCCAGCGGCCTGGATCCGGTTGCGCGGCGGGAACTGACCGACGTGATTCGAGAGTTCATGCTCGACGGCGCGCATACCGCGCTGTTCTCGACGCACATCACCACCGATCTCGACAACCTCGCTGACCACCTGATCGTGATGTCCCGAGGCACCATCGCGTATCAAGGAACGCTCGAGCAGGCCCGCGAGCAGTTTGCGGTGGTGTCGGGGGACGGGCCCGTGTCACCCGCAGCCCTGGCGGCGATACGCGGGCTGCGCCGTAGCGCGTCCGGATGGTTCCAAGGTCTGATCGACGTCGCTGACTCAGCCCTGTTCGGCGCCGGCGTCGAACTGCAGCCAGCGACCACCGACGACCTGGTCGTCGGGTTCGCCGGCCCGAGTGCGAGCCATGCCGGGCTGTGGGAAGAACGAGGTGCCGCATGA
- a CDS encoding GntR family transcriptional regulator, with amino-acid sequence MYEQIRAQLSDAIIGGDIAEGEMLPSLRQLAAQLRVSIITVTRAYNELVAMGLASNEHGRGFVVCAVAADHAAAVMADRVTNAISEVVSAGRTARLDMTTVLGKVEAEWMRRG; translated from the coding sequence ATGTACGAGCAGATCCGCGCGCAGCTGAGCGACGCGATCATCGGTGGTGATATCGCCGAAGGCGAGATGCTGCCGTCGTTGCGACAGCTCGCGGCCCAGCTGAGAGTCAGCATCATCACCGTCACGCGCGCATACAACGAACTCGTGGCGATGGGGCTGGCCAGCAACGAACACGGGCGCGGGTTCGTCGTCTGCGCCGTCGCAGCAGATCATGCCGCGGCGGTGATGGCGGATCGGGTCACGAACGCGATCAGCGAGGTCGTCTCCGCCGGTCGCACAGCACGGCTGGATATGACGACGGTGTTGGGAAAGGTGGAAGCGGAGTGGATGAGACGAGGGTAG
- a CDS encoding bifunctional methylenetetrahydrofolate dehydrogenase/methenyltetrahydrofolate cyclohydrolase has product MTAVKLDGKAASAAIKAELAERVAALKKRGITPGIATVLVGADPASQLYVGMKHKQSEAIGMNSIQVELPADATQADVEAAIDRLNADPACHGYIVQLPLPKHLDTDAVLERIDPAKDADGLHPTNLGRLVLNVNGPITTPLPCTPRGVIELLLRNDYDLKGKHVVVVGRGVTIGRSIGLLLTRREINATVTLTHTGTVDLPSYLRQADVIVAAAGVKHIVRPEDVKPGAAVLDVGVTREADLETGKSKVFGDVDPAVAEVAGFLSPNPGGVGPMTVALLMTNVVEAAERAAGI; this is encoded by the coding sequence ATGACAGCGGTGAAGCTGGATGGAAAGGCCGCCTCGGCGGCGATCAAGGCCGAACTCGCCGAGCGGGTCGCGGCGCTGAAAAAGCGCGGCATCACGCCCGGCATCGCGACGGTTCTCGTCGGGGCTGACCCGGCATCGCAGCTGTACGTCGGCATGAAGCACAAGCAGTCCGAGGCGATCGGGATGAACTCCATCCAGGTCGAGCTGCCCGCCGATGCGACCCAGGCCGACGTCGAGGCGGCGATCGATCGGCTCAACGCCGATCCGGCCTGCCACGGCTACATCGTGCAGCTGCCGCTGCCCAAACATCTCGACACCGACGCCGTGCTCGAGCGCATCGATCCGGCCAAGGATGCCGACGGCCTGCACCCCACGAACCTCGGACGGCTCGTGCTGAATGTGAACGGCCCGATCACGACGCCGCTGCCGTGCACGCCGCGGGGCGTCATCGAGCTGCTGCTGCGTAACGACTACGACCTGAAGGGCAAGCACGTGGTCGTCGTCGGCCGCGGCGTGACCATCGGCCGGTCGATCGGGCTGTTGCTGACCCGGCGCGAGATAAATGCGACGGTCACTCTCACGCACACCGGCACGGTCGACCTGCCGTCGTACCTGCGGCAGGCCGATGTCATCGTGGCCGCCGCCGGCGTCAAGCACATCGTGCGGCCCGAAGACGTCAAGCCCGGTGCGGCCGTGCTCGACGTGGGCGTGACCCGCGAGGCCGACCTCGAGACCGGCAAGAGCAAGGTGTTCGGCGATGTCGACCCGGCGGTGGCCGAGGTCGCAGGATTCCTCTCGCCGAACCCGGGCGGCGTGGGCCCGATGACGGTCGCGCTGCTGATGACCAACGTGGTCGAAGCCGCCGAGCGCGCAGCCGGCATCTGA
- the glyA gene encoding serine hydroxymethyltransferase yields MTDRFFNAPLSEVDPEIAQVLERELDRQRSYLEMIASENFVPVSVLQSQGSVLTNKYAEGYPGRRYYGGCEEVDVAEELAIARAKELFGAEYANVQPHSGATANAAVLHAIARPGDTLLGLSLDQGGHLTHGMKINFSGRLYNIVAYGVDPETSLIDMDEVHRLAVEHNPKVIIAGWSAYPRHLDFARFREIADEVGAYLWVDMAHFAGLVAGGVHPSPVPHAHVVSSTVHKTIGGPRSGFILTNDADLAKKINTAVFPGQQGGPLMHVIAAKATAFKIAGTPEFAERQQRVLSGAHIIAERLSQQDVADAGVKVRSGGTDVHLVLVDLRDAAIDGKQAEDLLHEIHITVNRNAVPNDPRPPMVTSGLRIGTPALATRGFGDAEFTEVADVIALALQPNPDIAALRTRVAALTAAFPLYPELQQ; encoded by the coding sequence ATGACCGACCGCTTTTTCAACGCCCCGCTGTCTGAGGTAGACCCAGAGATCGCGCAGGTGCTCGAGCGCGAACTCGACCGCCAGCGCTCGTACCTGGAGATGATCGCGTCGGAGAACTTCGTTCCCGTCTCGGTGCTGCAGTCGCAGGGATCGGTGTTGACGAACAAGTACGCCGAGGGCTACCCGGGGCGCCGCTACTATGGCGGCTGCGAAGAAGTCGATGTCGCCGAAGAGCTGGCGATCGCGCGGGCCAAAGAGTTGTTCGGCGCCGAGTACGCGAACGTGCAGCCGCACTCGGGTGCGACCGCCAACGCGGCCGTGCTGCACGCCATCGCGCGCCCCGGCGACACGCTGCTGGGCCTGTCGCTCGACCAGGGCGGCCACCTGACCCACGGCATGAAGATCAACTTCTCGGGCCGGCTCTACAACATCGTCGCCTACGGTGTCGACCCCGAAACCTCGCTCATCGACATGGACGAGGTGCATCGGCTGGCCGTCGAGCACAATCCCAAGGTCATCATCGCGGGTTGGTCGGCGTACCCCCGCCACCTCGACTTCGCGCGCTTCCGCGAGATCGCCGACGAGGTCGGCGCCTACCTGTGGGTCGACATGGCCCACTTCGCCGGACTCGTCGCCGGCGGGGTGCACCCGTCGCCGGTGCCGCACGCGCACGTGGTGTCCTCGACGGTGCACAAGACCATCGGCGGCCCGCGCTCAGGCTTCATCCTCACCAACGACGCCGACCTGGCCAAGAAGATCAACACTGCGGTGTTCCCCGGCCAGCAGGGCGGCCCGCTCATGCACGTGATCGCCGCGAAGGCGACGGCGTTCAAGATCGCCGGCACCCCCGAGTTCGCCGAGCGCCAGCAGCGCGTGCTCTCGGGCGCGCACATCATCGCCGAGCGGCTCTCGCAGCAGGATGTGGCCGATGCCGGGGTCAAGGTGCGCTCGGGCGGCACCGACGTGCACCTCGTGCTCGTCGACCTGCGTGACGCGGCGATCGACGGCAAGCAGGCCGAAGACCTGCTACACGAGATCCACATCACGGTGAACCGCAACGCCGTGCCCAACGACCCCCGCCCGCCGATGGTGACCTCGGGCCTGCGCATCGGCACGCCGGCGCTGGCCACTCGCGGGTTCGGCGACGCCGAGTTCACCGAGGTGGCCGACGTCATCGCTCTCGCGTTGCAGCCGAACCCTGACATCGCCGCGCTGCGCACGCGCGTCGCGGCCCTGACGGCGGCGTTCCCGCTGTACCCCGAACTGCAGCAGTAG